A single region of the Solwaraspora sp. WMMD791 genome encodes:
- the cysC gene encoding adenylyl-sulfate kinase, protein MTDGWVLPDDVLRDAPAYTPRPFELADLELILSGAYAPLTGFHTRDDLTALRSRGRLADGTVWPVPVTLEVPASLVAGLDLTNPLRRVLVLADPEGAPVAALDVADAWPSRDGYSAVGGRVRRLGDGVHGPFQRLRRNPEEVRALLPPGRVLGVIADRPLHRPQLAQIAHAARTLAAHLLILIPVADGGVSGLAPEVLVRSVFAARDRMPPATLVAVQLTRRGDEIRDALLRARVAAAYGVTHLLSTGEMLSGGGPRVLVPRELAYDNRDGQWRWRDDIPPRNRRLALSQEEIDDLLDRGFPLPEWHTPPAVARELARARPPRRHRGLVVFFTGLSGSGKSTIARGVADALRESGDRTVTLLDGDVVRRELSAGLTFSKADRDRNVRRIAWVAAEVGRHHGVSICCPIAPYAQARAVARQMATEAGAGFLLVWVATPLEVCEARDRKGLYAKARAGQLTGMTGVDDPYEEPTDADLVLDTSKMTIEAGVQAVLHHLTETGWVEPRLQPA, encoded by the coding sequence ATGACCGACGGCTGGGTGCTGCCTGACGACGTGCTGCGGGACGCGCCGGCGTACACGCCGCGGCCGTTCGAGCTGGCCGATCTTGAGCTGATCCTCTCCGGTGCCTACGCCCCGTTGACCGGCTTCCACACCCGCGACGACCTGACCGCGCTGCGCAGCCGCGGCCGGCTGGCCGACGGCACGGTGTGGCCGGTGCCGGTCACCCTCGAGGTGCCGGCCAGCCTGGTCGCCGGTCTGGACCTGACCAACCCGCTGCGACGGGTGCTGGTACTGGCCGACCCAGAGGGCGCTCCGGTGGCGGCGCTGGACGTCGCCGACGCGTGGCCGAGCCGGGACGGCTACTCGGCCGTCGGCGGCCGGGTCCGTCGGCTAGGCGACGGCGTCCACGGGCCGTTCCAGCGGCTGCGCCGCAACCCCGAGGAGGTACGCGCGCTGCTGCCGCCGGGACGGGTGCTCGGCGTGATCGCCGACCGCCCGTTGCATCGCCCCCAGTTGGCGCAGATCGCGCACGCGGCCCGCACCCTGGCCGCGCATCTGCTGATCCTGATTCCGGTCGCCGACGGCGGTGTCAGCGGGCTGGCCCCCGAGGTGCTGGTCCGGTCGGTCTTCGCCGCCCGGGACCGGATGCCGCCGGCGACGCTGGTCGCGGTGCAGTTGACCCGGCGCGGCGACGAGATCCGTGACGCGCTGCTGCGGGCCCGGGTGGCCGCCGCGTACGGCGTCACCCACCTGCTCTCCACCGGCGAGATGCTCTCCGGCGGCGGCCCCCGGGTGCTGGTGCCCCGGGAGCTGGCCTACGACAACCGGGACGGGCAGTGGCGCTGGCGCGACGACATTCCGCCGCGCAACCGACGGCTGGCGTTGAGCCAGGAGGAGATCGACGACCTGCTCGACCGGGGCTTCCCGCTGCCGGAGTGGCACACCCCACCGGCGGTGGCGCGGGAGTTGGCCCGGGCCCGGCCGCCCCGGCGCCACCGTGGCCTGGTGGTGTTCTTCACCGGGCTGTCCGGCTCCGGCAAGTCGACCATCGCCCGAGGGGTCGCCGACGCGCTGCGCGAGTCCGGCGACCGGACGGTCACGCTGCTCGACGGGGACGTGGTGCGCCGGGAACTGTCGGCCGGGCTGACCTTCTCCAAGGCCGACCGGGACCGTAACGTGCGCCGGATCGCCTGGGTCGCCGCCGAGGTGGGCCGCCACCACGGGGTGTCGATCTGCTGCCCGATCGCCCCGTACGCGCAGGCCCGCGCGGTCGCCCGGCAGATGGCGACGGAGGCCGGTGCCGGCTTCCTGCTGGTCTGGGTGGCGACGCCACTGGAGGTCTGCGAGGCCAGGGACCGCAAAGGCCTGTACGCCAAGGCCCGCGCCGGCCAGTTGACCGGGATGACCGGCGTCGACGACCCGTACGAGGAGCCGACCGACGCCGATCTGGTGCTCGACACCAGCAAGATGACCATCGAGGCGGGGGTGCAGGCGGTGCTGCACCACCTGACCGAGACCGGCTGGGTGGAGCCCCGGCTGCAGCCGGCCTGA
- a CDS encoding ABC transporter ATP-binding protein: MTTSTTTAPATPAGPAAGPGTGSAVELAGVSRWYGNVVAVNDITMSLGAGVTGLLGPNGAGKTTLLHMMAGFLAPSRGSVTVDGEPTWRNPGVYRKLGLVSEREAVHGFLTAYEFVLASARLHGLPDPAAAARRAIELVEMTPAQDRRIGTYSKGMRQRTRVAAALVHDPAVLLLDEPFNGMDPRQRMHMMTLLHSLGDAGRTILFSSHILEEVEQVSGTVQVMVAGRLAASGDFRSIRRLMTNRPHVFAVQSSDDRALAVALLRHESVAGVDLIKGGGLTVRAGDYGSFTRALPRIALTEGIRVHRLLPSDESLESVFSYLVEA; encoded by the coding sequence ATGACCACCTCCACCACCACCGCGCCTGCCACGCCGGCCGGCCCCGCCGCCGGCCCCGGCACCGGCAGCGCCGTCGAACTGGCCGGGGTGTCCCGCTGGTACGGCAACGTCGTCGCGGTCAACGACATCACGATGAGCCTCGGTGCCGGCGTCACCGGCCTGCTCGGCCCCAACGGCGCCGGCAAGACCACCCTGCTGCACATGATGGCCGGCTTCCTCGCCCCGTCGCGGGGCAGCGTCACCGTCGACGGCGAACCGACCTGGCGCAACCCGGGCGTCTACCGCAAACTTGGGCTGGTCAGCGAACGGGAGGCGGTGCACGGCTTCCTCACCGCGTACGAGTTCGTGCTGGCCAGCGCCCGACTGCACGGCCTGCCGGACCCGGCGGCCGCCGCCCGGCGGGCCATCGAGCTGGTCGAGATGACCCCGGCGCAGGACCGGCGGATCGGCACCTACTCCAAGGGGATGCGTCAGCGCACCCGGGTCGCCGCCGCCCTGGTGCACGATCCGGCCGTGCTGCTGCTCGACGAACCGTTCAACGGCATGGACCCGCGCCAGCGGATGCACATGATGACGCTGCTGCACTCGCTCGGCGACGCCGGCCGCACCATCCTGTTCAGCTCGCACATCCTGGAGGAGGTCGAGCAGGTCTCGGGCACCGTCCAGGTGATGGTCGCCGGCCGGCTGGCCGCCTCCGGCGACTTCCGCAGCATCCGGCGGCTGATGACCAACCGGCCGCACGTGTTCGCCGTCCAGTCCAGCGACGACCGGGCGTTGGCGGTGGCACTGCTGCGACACGAGTCGGTCGCCGGCGTCGACCTGATCAAGGGCGGTGGACTCACCGTACGGGCCGGGGACTACGGCAGCTTCACCCGCGCCCTGCCCCGGATCGCGCTGACCGAAGGCATCCGGGTGCATCGCCTGCTGCCCTCGGACGAATCCCTGGAGAGCGTCTTCTCCTACCTCGTGGAGGCCTGA
- a CDS encoding DeoR/GlpR family DNA-binding transcription regulator — protein sequence MLAPQRQSAILERVRATGGVRVSDLSAEFGVSDMTIRRDLDILAERGLLAKVHGGATLVDPGAADEPGFAAKSARQQAEKAAIAARAAGLVAPGSAVALSAGTTTVELARRLVDVAGLTVVTNSIPAADVFYRDGRTDRTVILTGGVRTPSDALVGPVAVTALRHLHVDLLFLGVHGMSERTGYTTPNLLESETNRALISAAARLVVLADHTKWDTVGICSIAPLAEAQSLVSDAGLTAAARDALAGHDVELLIADPHR from the coding sequence ATGCTCGCCCCGCAACGGCAGTCGGCGATCCTGGAGCGGGTCCGCGCCACCGGCGGGGTACGGGTCAGCGACCTGTCCGCCGAGTTCGGCGTCTCCGACATGACGATCCGCCGTGACCTGGACATCCTCGCCGAACGCGGCCTGCTGGCCAAGGTGCACGGCGGGGCGACGCTGGTCGACCCCGGCGCCGCCGACGAACCCGGCTTCGCAGCGAAGTCGGCCCGTCAGCAGGCGGAGAAAGCGGCGATCGCGGCCCGCGCCGCCGGCCTGGTCGCCCCGGGCAGCGCGGTGGCGTTGTCAGCCGGCACCACCACCGTCGAACTGGCCCGCCGACTGGTCGACGTCGCCGGGCTGACCGTGGTGACCAACTCGATCCCGGCCGCTGACGTGTTCTACCGCGACGGCCGCACCGACCGCACCGTCATCCTCACCGGCGGAGTGCGGACCCCGTCGGACGCGCTGGTCGGACCGGTCGCCGTCACTGCGCTGCGTCATCTGCACGTCGACCTGCTCTTCCTCGGGGTGCACGGGATGAGCGAACGGACCGGGTACACCACGCCGAACCTGCTGGAGTCCGAGACCAACCGGGCGCTGATCTCGGCGGCGGCCCGGCTGGTGGTGCTCGCCGACCACACCAAGTGGGACACCGTCGGCATCTGTTCGATCGCCCCACTGGCCGAGGCCCAGTCGCTGGTCTCCGACGCCGGGCTGACCGCCGCCGCCCGCGACGCCCTCGCCGGGCACGACGTCGAGCTGCTGATCGCCGATCCACACCGATAG
- a CDS encoding NADP-dependent isocitrate dehydrogenase yields MAKIKVTNPVVELDGDEMTRIIWKQIREQLILPYLDVDLHYYDLSIQYRDETDDQVTVDAANAIKQHGVGVKCATITPDEARVEEFGLKKMWRSPNGTIRNILGGVVFREPIIMSNVPRLVPGWTKPIIIGRHAHGDQYKASDFVVPGPGTVTITYTPADGSAPVEMEVANFAGGGVAMGMYNFDESIRDFARASLRYGLDRGYPVYLSTKNTILKAYDGRFKDIFAEVYETEFAAEFAAAGITYEHRLIDDMVAAALKWEGGFVWACKNYDGDVQSDTVAQGFGSLGLMTSVLMTPDGRTVEAEAAHGTVTRHYRQWQKGEKTSTNPIASIFAWTRGLAHRGKLDGTPAVTEFANTLEQVCIDTVEGGQMTKDLALLIDRNAPWLTTDEFMAALDSNLAKRLSA; encoded by the coding sequence ATGGCGAAGATCAAGGTAACGAACCCGGTCGTCGAGCTCGACGGCGACGAGATGACCCGGATCATCTGGAAGCAGATCCGGGAGCAGCTGATCCTGCCCTACCTCGACGTCGACCTGCACTACTACGACCTGTCGATCCAGTACCGCGACGAGACCGACGACCAGGTGACGGTCGACGCCGCCAACGCCATCAAGCAGCACGGCGTCGGCGTGAAGTGCGCCACCATCACCCCCGACGAGGCCCGGGTCGAGGAGTTCGGCCTGAAGAAGATGTGGCGGTCGCCGAACGGCACGATCCGTAACATCCTCGGCGGTGTCGTCTTCCGCGAGCCGATCATCATGTCGAACGTGCCCCGGCTGGTGCCGGGCTGGACCAAGCCGATCATCATCGGCCGACACGCCCACGGCGACCAGTACAAGGCCTCTGACTTCGTGGTGCCCGGCCCGGGCACGGTGACCATCACCTACACCCCGGCCGACGGTAGCGCCCCGGTCGAGATGGAGGTCGCCAACTTCGCTGGCGGCGGCGTCGCGATGGGCATGTACAACTTCGACGAGTCGATTCGTGACTTCGCCCGCGCCTCGCTGCGCTACGGCCTGGACCGTGGCTACCCGGTCTACCTGTCGACGAAGAACACCATTCTCAAGGCCTACGACGGCCGGTTCAAGGACATCTTCGCCGAGGTGTACGAGACCGAGTTCGCCGCCGAGTTCGCCGCCGCCGGCATCACCTACGAGCACCGGCTGATCGACGACATGGTGGCCGCCGCGCTCAAGTGGGAGGGTGGTTTCGTCTGGGCCTGCAAGAACTACGACGGTGACGTGCAGTCGGACACCGTCGCCCAGGGCTTCGGCTCGCTCGGGCTGATGACTTCGGTGCTGATGACCCCGGACGGCCGTACGGTCGAGGCCGAGGCGGCGCACGGCACGGTCACCCGGCACTACCGGCAGTGGCAGAAGGGCGAGAAGACCTCGACCAACCCGATCGCGTCGATCTTCGCCTGGACCCGGGGCCTGGCGCACCGCGGCAAGCTGGACGGCACTCCGGCGGTGACCGAGTTCGCCAACACCCTGGAGCAGGTCTGCATCGACACCGTCGAGGGCGGCCAGATGACCAAGGACCTGGCGTTGCTGATCGACCGCAACGCCCCGTGGCTGACCACCGACGAGTTCATGGCAGCACTCGACAGCAACCTGGCCAAGCGCCTGAGCGCCTGA
- the galT gene encoding galactose-1-phosphate uridylyltransferase codes for MKRSTVRLADGRELIYFDERDDAVRDAPDLRELPPPPPASELRYDPLTDEWVAIAAHRQTRTFLPPTDQCPLCPSRPGRSSEIPAHDYDVVVFENRFPSLSDRIGTSADPSSAGDQNGITPFTPTRPGLGRCEVVCFTDRHDTSFAALPPERVRTVVDALADRTAELSTLDGVEQVFCFENRGVEIGVTLHHPHGQIYAYPFVTPRTRALLAAARRHADATDGRNLYADVLAAERASGERVVAANELWTAYVPAAARWPYEVHLAPHRQVPDLAALDDAERDAFGPLYLDVLGRFDRLFDTPQGTGYIAAWHQAPVRVDRELGYLHLQVFTVRRAADKLKYLAGSESAMGVFINDIRPEQAAAHLRR; via the coding sequence ATGAAACGCAGTACCGTACGACTCGCCGACGGGCGGGAACTGATCTACTTCGACGAACGTGACGACGCCGTCCGCGACGCCCCCGACCTGCGGGAGCTGCCCCCACCGCCGCCCGCCTCCGAGCTGCGCTACGACCCGCTCACCGACGAGTGGGTGGCGATCGCGGCGCACCGACAGACCCGCACGTTCCTTCCGCCTACCGACCAGTGCCCGCTGTGTCCGTCACGGCCCGGCCGGTCCAGTGAGATTCCGGCCCACGACTACGACGTGGTGGTCTTCGAGAACCGCTTCCCGTCACTGAGCGACCGGATCGGGACTTCCGCCGACCCGTCGTCGGCCGGCGACCAGAACGGCATCACCCCGTTCACCCCGACCCGGCCCGGTCTCGGCCGCTGCGAGGTGGTCTGCTTCACCGACCGGCACGACACCTCGTTCGCCGCCCTGCCACCGGAGCGGGTGCGGACCGTCGTCGACGCGCTCGCCGACCGCACCGCCGAGCTGTCCACGCTCGATGGCGTGGAGCAGGTGTTCTGCTTCGAGAACCGGGGCGTGGAGATCGGAGTGACCCTGCATCACCCGCACGGGCAGATCTACGCGTACCCGTTCGTCACGCCGCGGACCCGGGCGCTGCTGGCCGCCGCCCGCCGGCACGCCGACGCCACCGACGGGCGCAACCTGTACGCCGACGTGCTGGCCGCCGAACGGGCCAGCGGCGAGCGGGTGGTGGCGGCGAACGAGCTGTGGACCGCGTACGTGCCGGCGGCGGCCCGCTGGCCGTACGAGGTGCACCTGGCGCCGCACCGGCAGGTGCCGGACCTCGCCGCGCTCGACGACGCCGAGCGGGATGCCTTCGGCCCGCTGTACCTGGACGTGCTGGGCCGCTTCGACCGGCTCTTCGACACCCCGCAGGGCACCGGGTACATCGCCGCCTGGCACCAGGCACCGGTGCGGGTGGATCGGGAACTGGGCTACCTGCATCTGCAGGTGTTCACGGTGCGGCGGGCGGCGGACAAGTTGAAGTACCTGGCCGGGTCGGAGTCGGCGATGGGGGTGTTCATCAACGACATCCGCCCCGAGCAGGCCGCCGCCCACCTCCGTCGCTGA
- the mdh gene encoding malate dehydrogenase, which translates to MGKKVTVVGAGFYGSTTAQRLAEYDVFDTVVLTDIIEGKPEGLALDINQSRPIEGFETKVVGATTGVDGSGYEVIAGSDVVIITAGLPRKPGMSRMDLLEVNAKIVRGVAENVARYAPDAVVIVVSNPLDEMTALAQIATGFPRNRVLGQAGMLDTARFSHFVAETLAVPVATVRTLTLGSHGDTMVPVPSRCTVNGKPLTELLPADKIEELVVRTRNGGAEVVALLKTGSAYYAPSAAAARMAKAVAEDSGAVMPVCAWVTGEYGIDGVYLGVEAELGAEGVRRVVTTDLTETELAALTEAAEAVRAKQADVANL; encoded by the coding sequence ATGGGCAAGAAGGTCACCGTCGTCGGGGCCGGCTTCTACGGCTCGACGACCGCGCAGCGCCTGGCCGAGTACGACGTCTTCGACACCGTCGTGCTGACCGACATCATCGAGGGCAAGCCCGAGGGCCTGGCCCTCGACATCAACCAGTCGCGGCCGATCGAGGGCTTCGAGACCAAGGTCGTCGGAGCGACCACCGGCGTCGACGGATCCGGCTACGAGGTGATCGCCGGTTCCGACGTCGTCATCATCACCGCCGGGCTGCCCCGCAAGCCGGGGATGAGCCGGATGGACCTGCTCGAGGTCAACGCGAAGATCGTCCGTGGGGTGGCGGAGAACGTCGCCCGGTACGCCCCGGACGCGGTGGTCATCGTGGTGTCCAACCCGCTGGACGAGATGACCGCCCTGGCCCAGATCGCCACCGGTTTCCCGCGCAACCGGGTGCTCGGGCAGGCCGGCATGCTGGACACCGCCCGCTTCTCCCACTTCGTCGCGGAGACGCTCGCCGTACCGGTGGCGACCGTGCGTACCCTGACCCTCGGCTCGCACGGCGACACGATGGTGCCGGTGCCGTCGCGGTGCACGGTCAACGGCAAGCCGCTGACCGAGCTGCTGCCCGCAGACAAGATCGAGGAGCTGGTGGTCCGGACCCGCAACGGCGGTGCCGAGGTGGTGGCCCTGCTCAAGACCGGGTCGGCGTACTACGCTCCGTCGGCGGCGGCGGCCCGGATGGCCAAGGCCGTGGCGGAGGACTCCGGCGCGGTGATGCCGGTCTGTGCCTGGGTCACCGGCGAGTACGGCATCGACGGCGTCTACCTGGGCGTCGAGGCCGAGCTGGGGGCCGAGGGCGTGCGTCGGGTGGTCACCACCGACCTGACCGAGACCGAGCTGGCCGCGCTGACCGAGGCCGCCGAGGCGGTCCGCGCCAAGCAGGCGGACGTCGCGAACCTGTAG
- a CDS encoding helix-turn-helix transcriptional regulator: MTRPPVALKRRIASELRALRERKGLTLEAAAQRAEVTKSSLSRFENGHSAPKIHTLRALMAVYGAPAQLRSELEDLTREAGRRGWRASLFGEGVIVPEWLRTYVGLEATASALSIYSLFVPHLLQTADYASATLAAEGHDPDTIVNRLQLLAARQQLLTGADSSAAISVVVDESAICRQVGNRAVLREQITALAAANERPNLSVRILPFVAGRTFAAAGGGFVTLELDPDPPLVFLETCEVAQFVEGETYVRRFREVFERLSEAALPPEETSDFLVRVAKSLTDL, translated from the coding sequence ATGACCCGACCGCCCGTTGCCCTGAAGCGCCGTATCGCGTCGGAGTTGCGAGCGCTGCGGGAGCGCAAAGGGCTTACTCTCGAGGCAGCCGCCCAACGCGCAGAGGTGACCAAGTCTTCGCTCTCTCGCTTCGAGAATGGCCACTCGGCCCCGAAGATCCATACGTTGCGGGCGTTGATGGCCGTGTACGGGGCGCCAGCGCAGTTGCGGAGCGAGTTGGAGGACCTCACCCGGGAGGCTGGACGTCGTGGTTGGCGGGCGTCCCTGTTCGGCGAGGGTGTGATCGTTCCCGAGTGGCTCCGTACGTACGTCGGGCTCGAAGCCACCGCGAGCGCGCTGTCGATCTACAGCCTGTTCGTTCCCCACCTGCTCCAGACCGCCGACTACGCGTCCGCGACGCTGGCCGCCGAAGGGCACGACCCAGACACGATAGTCAACCGGTTGCAGTTGCTGGCTGCTCGGCAGCAGTTGTTGACCGGTGCCGACTCGTCGGCCGCGATTTCGGTGGTCGTCGACGAATCGGCGATCTGCCGTCAGGTCGGGAATCGTGCGGTCCTGCGCGAGCAGATAACGGCGCTCGCCGCAGCGAACGAGCGCCCGAACCTCTCAGTCCGAATTCTGCCGTTCGTCGCGGGAAGGACGTTTGCCGCAGCCGGTGGGGGCTTCGTGACACTCGAACTCGACCCGGATCCACCACTGGTCTTCCTCGAGACATGTGAGGTTGCTCAATTCGTGGAAGGTGAGACGTACGTCAGGCGCTTCCGCGAGGTTTTCGAGCGGCTGAGTGAGGCCGCGCTCCCGCCGGAGGAGACGAGCGACTTTCTTGTCCGGGTGGCCAAGTCGCTGACCGACCTCTGA
- a CDS encoding sulfotransferase domain-containing protein has translation MPLRNRIPAPLARFVPARPWSYGRWTAPGRVLPTFLICGGHRCGTAGLHRLLAAHPLVLRAARRDGVSFFDVSYERGIDWYRGHFPRQRTARRLQRRHGGPTGAFETSPYYLYHPYAAVRIARDLPEVRLLVLVRNPVDRAWSHFRLERAAGHEPEPSFARALALESARLRGQEERLGVEAGYRSFAHQHHAYRQRGEYAAYLDRLAGQVGRDRIHVVEAERLWAAPARVYAEVLGFLGLPLLGVPQADPVGPPAATEGAPVEPLAGRIRRELGDHFAPHDARLAGWLGRPPVWRTADVLHRMPPHPDATTW, from the coding sequence ATGCCGCTACGCAACCGGATCCCCGCGCCGTTGGCCCGGTTCGTGCCGGCCCGGCCCTGGTCGTACGGTCGGTGGACGGCACCCGGCCGGGTGTTGCCGACGTTCCTGATCTGCGGTGGCCACCGATGCGGCACCGCCGGGCTGCACCGGCTGCTCGCCGCCCACCCGCTGGTGCTACGGGCGGCCCGCCGGGACGGGGTCAGCTTCTTCGACGTCTCCTACGAGCGCGGCATCGACTGGTACCGGGGCCACTTTCCCCGGCAGCGCACCGCCCGGCGGCTGCAACGGCGGCACGGCGGACCGACGGGTGCCTTCGAGACCAGCCCGTACTACCTCTACCACCCGTACGCGGCGGTGCGCATCGCCCGGGACCTGCCCGAGGTACGGCTGCTCGTCCTGGTCCGCAACCCGGTCGACCGCGCCTGGTCGCACTTCCGGCTGGAGCGGGCGGCCGGCCACGAACCGGAGCCGTCGTTCGCCCGCGCGCTGGCGTTGGAGTCGGCGCGGCTGCGGGGTCAGGAGGAGCGGCTCGGGGTCGAGGCCGGCTACCGCAGCTTCGCCCACCAGCACCACGCCTACCGCCAGCGTGGCGAGTACGCCGCGTACCTGGACCGGCTGGCCGGGCAGGTCGGCCGGGACCGGATCCACGTGGTGGAGGCGGAGCGACTGTGGGCGGCGCCGGCACGGGTCTACGCCGAGGTGCTGGGGTTCCTCGGGTTGCCGCTGCTCGGCGTACCGCAGGCGGACCCCGTCGGGCCGCCGGCCGCTACCGAGGGCGCCCCGGTCGAGCCGCTGGCTGGCCGCATCCGGCGGGAGCTGGGTGACCACTTCGCCCCGCACGATGCTCGGCTCGCCGGCTGGCTCGGGCGCCCGCCGGTCTGGCGCACCGCCGACGTCCTGCACCGGATGCCGCCGCACCCGGACGCCACCACCTGGTGA
- a CDS encoding ABC transporter permease: MSEQLTATGGAAPAPAAGVIHDIGYQRYTGQRLGRRHVFGALYAHSLRTAFGLGRSAKAKIFPWFIVGVVVVVAAGLVTVRAQFGQVLLTYAQFADAMSWLVIFFVAVVAPELVSRDIGSGVLPLYFSRPLRLVDYPLAKFAALASAVFLLLGAPQLVMFLGGAFTTDTGWSGVWDEVTDLAPGLVYAMLWAAVFSAIGLVVASVTGKRAFAAGGVVAVFLMTAPIVGVLSVLPSVTANQLAGLAAPSSLVQGTGLWLFRDALVTSPDGGGSIGIGSFGPLYGLVTLVLIAGCFAALIARYRKAARQ, translated from the coding sequence CTGTCTGAGCAGCTCACCGCGACCGGCGGTGCCGCACCGGCACCGGCCGCCGGCGTCATCCACGACATCGGCTACCAGCGCTACACCGGCCAGCGACTCGGCCGCCGCCACGTCTTCGGCGCGCTCTACGCGCACAGCCTGCGGACCGCCTTCGGGCTCGGCCGCAGCGCCAAGGCCAAGATCTTCCCCTGGTTCATCGTCGGCGTGGTGGTGGTCGTCGCCGCCGGGCTGGTGACGGTCCGCGCCCAGTTCGGTCAGGTGCTGCTGACGTACGCGCAGTTCGCCGACGCGATGAGCTGGCTGGTGATCTTCTTCGTCGCGGTCGTCGCCCCCGAACTGGTCTCCCGCGACATCGGCAGCGGCGTCCTGCCGCTGTACTTCTCCCGGCCACTGCGGCTGGTCGACTATCCGCTGGCCAAGTTCGCCGCCCTGGCCAGCGCCGTGTTCCTGCTGCTCGGTGCACCGCAGCTGGTGATGTTCCTCGGCGGCGCGTTCACCACCGACACCGGCTGGTCCGGAGTGTGGGACGAGGTCACCGACCTGGCCCCGGGCCTGGTGTACGCGATGCTGTGGGCCGCCGTGTTCAGCGCCATCGGCCTGGTCGTCGCCTCGGTGACCGGCAAGCGGGCATTCGCCGCCGGTGGAGTGGTCGCCGTGTTCCTGATGACCGCCCCGATCGTCGGGGTGCTGTCGGTGCTGCCGTCGGTCACCGCCAACCAGCTCGCCGGTCTGGCCGCGCCGTCCAGCCTGGTGCAGGGCACCGGACTGTGGCTGTTCCGTGACGCGCTGGTCACCAGTCCGGACGGTGGCGGCAGCATCGGCATCGGCTCCTTCGGCCCGCTGTACGGACTGGTCACCCTCGTCCTGATCGCCGGCTGCTTCGCCGCCCTGATCGCCCGCTACCGGAAGGCGGCCCGCCAATGA
- a CDS encoding ABC transporter ATP-binding protein, translated as MTLIATDALTKTYGGRVTALADLTVDVQPGIVGLVGANGAGKSTLIKILLGLLAPTSGQARVLGLNPTTDAEAVRARVGYMPENDCLPPDLSAAEFVTHLGRISGLPRAAARERASEALRHVGLYEERYRQIGGYSTGMKQRVKLAQALVHDPDLLLLDEPTNGLDPAGRDAMLALIHRIGSEFGISVLVCSHLLGEVERICDSLIAIDGGRLLRSAQLSDMTTTSDVLAIEVSEGTDALAARLTAADLPVTREGQLLLVPVPTDGGTDVYDRILTAVVDLDLPLHRLDQRRHRVAELFATTEDTRVTV; from the coding sequence GTGACTCTCATCGCGACCGATGCGCTGACCAAGACGTACGGCGGGCGGGTGACGGCCCTGGCCGACCTGACCGTCGACGTCCAGCCCGGCATCGTCGGCCTGGTCGGCGCCAACGGCGCCGGCAAGTCGACCCTCATCAAGATCCTCCTCGGCCTGCTCGCGCCGACCAGCGGGCAGGCGCGCGTCCTTGGCCTGAACCCGACCACCGACGCCGAGGCGGTCCGCGCCCGGGTCGGCTACATGCCGGAGAACGACTGCCTGCCACCGGACCTGAGCGCCGCCGAATTCGTCACCCACCTGGGGCGGATCAGCGGGCTGCCGCGTGCCGCCGCGCGGGAACGGGCCTCCGAGGCGCTGCGCCACGTCGGGCTCTACGAGGAGCGGTACCGCCAGATCGGCGGCTACTCCACCGGCATGAAGCAACGGGTCAAGTTGGCCCAGGCGCTGGTGCACGACCCGGACCTGCTGCTGCTGGACGAGCCGACCAACGGCCTCGATCCGGCCGGCCGGGACGCCATGCTGGCCCTGATCCACCGCATCGGGTCCGAGTTCGGCATCTCGGTGCTGGTCTGCTCGCACCTGCTCGGCGAGGTGGAACGGATCTGCGACTCACTGATCGCCATCGACGGCGGTCGGCTGCTGCGCTCGGCGCAGTTGTCCGACATGACCACCACCAGCGACGTGCTCGCCATCGAGGTCAGCGAGGGCACCGACGCGCTCGCCGCCCGGCTGACCGCCGCCGACCTGCCGGTCACCCGGGAAGGGCAGCTGCTGCTGGTGCCGGTGCCCACCGACGGCGGCACCGACGTGTACGACCGGATCCTCACCGCGGTCGTCGACCTCGACCTGCCGCTGCACCGGCTCGACCAGCGCCGGCACCGGGTCGCCGAACTCTTCGCCACCACGGAGGACACCCGTGTCACTGTCTGA